Proteins from a genomic interval of Caulobacter sp. SL161:
- a CDS encoding sugar porter family MFS transporter, with the protein MASVSNAGPSAGMSADGGKVNMTFVAAIVAVATIGGFMFGYDSGVINGTQEGLESAFNLSKLGTGLNVGAILIGCAIGAFAAGRLADVWGRRTVMIISALLFVVSAIGTGAAESSIVFIIFRLIGGLGVGAASVLCPVYISEVTPANIRGRLSSVQQIMIITGLTGAFVANYALAHSAGSSTAEFWLGLPAWRWMFWMQIIPAGVFFLCLLGIPESPRYLVAKGKDAQAEAILSRLFGAGQGAKKVEEIRASLSADHKPKFSDLLDPTTKKLRVILWAGLVLAVFQQLVGINIVFYYGSVLWQSVGFTEDDSLKINILSGTLSILACLLAIGLIDKIGRKPLLLIGSAGMAVTLGVLTWCFSTATTVNGALTLGDQVGLIALISANLYVIFFNLSWGPVMWVMLGEMFPNQMRGSALAVCGFAQWIANFAISVSFPALAAASLPMTYGFYALSAVVSFFLVQKLVHETRGKELEAMQG; encoded by the coding sequence GTGGCTTCAGTATCCAACGCCGGTCCCAGCGCCGGCATGAGCGCGGACGGCGGGAAGGTCAACATGACCTTCGTCGCCGCGATCGTCGCCGTCGCCACGATCGGCGGCTTCATGTTCGGCTACGACAGCGGCGTCATCAACGGCACGCAAGAGGGCCTGGAGAGCGCCTTCAACCTCAGCAAGCTGGGCACCGGCCTGAACGTCGGCGCCATTCTGATCGGCTGCGCCATCGGCGCCTTCGCCGCCGGCCGTCTGGCCGACGTCTGGGGCCGTCGCACCGTGATGATCATCTCAGCCCTGCTGTTCGTGGTCAGCGCCATCGGCACGGGCGCGGCCGAGAGCTCGATCGTGTTCATCATCTTCCGCCTGATCGGCGGCCTGGGCGTCGGCGCCGCCAGCGTGCTGTGCCCGGTCTACATCTCGGAAGTGACGCCCGCGAACATCCGCGGCCGTCTGTCGTCCGTGCAGCAGATCATGATCATCACCGGCCTGACCGGCGCCTTCGTGGCCAACTACGCCCTGGCCCACAGCGCCGGCAGCTCGACGGCCGAGTTCTGGCTGGGCCTGCCCGCCTGGCGCTGGATGTTCTGGATGCAGATCATTCCCGCCGGCGTGTTCTTCCTGTGCCTGCTGGGCATTCCGGAAAGCCCCCGCTACCTCGTGGCCAAGGGCAAGGACGCCCAGGCCGAGGCGATCCTCTCGCGCCTGTTCGGCGCGGGCCAGGGCGCCAAGAAGGTCGAAGAGATCCGCGCCTCGCTGTCGGCTGACCACAAGCCCAAGTTCTCGGACCTCCTGGATCCGACGACCAAGAAGCTGCGTGTCATCCTGTGGGCGGGCCTGGTCCTGGCCGTGTTCCAGCAGCTGGTGGGCATCAACATCGTCTTCTACTACGGCTCGGTGCTGTGGCAGTCGGTGGGCTTCACCGAGGACGACAGCCTGAAGATCAACATTCTGTCGGGCACGCTGTCGATCCTGGCCTGTCTGCTGGCCATCGGCCTGATCGACAAGATCGGCCGCAAGCCGCTGCTGCTGATCGGCTCGGCCGGCATGGCCGTGACCCTGGGCGTGCTGACCTGGTGCTTCTCGACCGCCACCACCGTCAACGGCGCCCTGACCCTGGGCGACCAGGTCGGCCTCATCGCCCTGATCTCGGCGAACCTCTATGTGATCTTCTTCAACCTCTCCTGGGGTCCGGTCATGTGGGTGATGCTGGGCGAGATGTTCCCCAACCAGATGCGCGGCTCGGCCCTGGCCGTCTGCGGCTTCGCCCAGTGGATCGCCAACTTCGCCATCTCGGTCAGCTTCCCGGCCCTGGCCGCGGCCAGCCTGCCGATGACCTACGGCTTCTATGCGCTGAGCGCCGTCGTCTCGTTCTTCCTGGTCCAGAAGCTGGTCCACGAAACGCGCGGCAAGGAACTGGAAGCGATGCAGGGGTGA
- a CDS encoding type II toxin-antitoxin system Phd/YefM family antitoxin gives MTTVNMHDAKSQLSKLVEAVEKGEIDEVIIARHGRPAARLTALEPRRKIERRIGLAAGMFVAPADPQADDAEVAALFLGPNG, from the coding sequence ATGACCACGGTCAATATGCACGACGCCAAGAGCCAGCTCTCCAAGCTGGTCGAGGCGGTGGAGAAGGGCGAGATCGACGAGGTGATCATCGCCCGCCATGGCCGTCCCGCCGCGCGGCTGACGGCGTTGGAGCCTCGGCGCAAGATCGAACGTCGGATCGGGCTGGCGGCCGGCATGTTCGTCGCGCCGGCCGATCCCCAAGCCGACGACGCCGAGGTCGCGGCGCTCTTTCTTGGACCGAACGGGTGA
- a CDS encoding MBL fold metallo-hydrolase: protein MTISLTFHGAAGCVTGFCARLVTPRTTVLIDCGMFQGSKTLKALNYQPFPFDAGQVDAVLLTHAHIDHSGLLPKLMLAGFEGPIHTTAATRDLCAVMLVDAGGIQENEVESLNRRNLRRGFPPVEPIYTERDGERVAKQFRKVKLGEPVRIAEDIVATWWPAGHMLGAASISVDVGPEGKTKRILFSGDLGPGGSPFLDDPDAPIGVDHLVIESTYGDRDRVGIDSAARKQQLADEVRAAHAAGGPLLIPAFAVERSQELLIDLLDLMEQGEVPRGDIFLDSPLAIEATKVFQERGWNPRTQTNPFEALRPSQHLRFLDSPAESDGLDRLKGWHVILAASGMCDAGRVRKHLQRLLWRREATVLLCGYQATGTLGRLLADGRNRVTIRGDEISVRARIRQLDAYSGHADATGLVRWARDRLPITGSVFLAHGEPDATEGLRRRLVEADFPAERLVIPALDESFALDGVGAARPIGDGPPRLPAGAPGKLDWHNQRVAFQVALGQALAAAPDDRAREALLKALTATLEGLG, encoded by the coding sequence ATGACCATCAGCTTGACCTTCCACGGCGCGGCCGGCTGCGTGACCGGCTTCTGCGCCCGGCTTGTCACGCCGCGCACCACCGTGCTGATCGACTGCGGCATGTTCCAGGGCTCCAAGACCCTGAAGGCCCTGAACTATCAGCCGTTCCCGTTCGACGCGGGACAGGTCGACGCCGTGCTGCTGACCCACGCCCATATCGACCATTCGGGCCTTCTGCCCAAGCTGATGCTGGCCGGGTTCGAGGGGCCGATCCACACCACGGCCGCCACGCGGGACCTCTGCGCCGTCATGCTGGTCGACGCCGGCGGCATCCAGGAGAACGAGGTCGAGAGCCTAAACCGCCGTAACCTGCGACGCGGCTTCCCGCCGGTCGAGCCGATCTACACCGAGCGCGACGGCGAGCGGGTGGCCAAGCAGTTTCGCAAGGTCAAGCTGGGCGAACCCGTTCGCATCGCCGAAGACATCGTCGCCACCTGGTGGCCGGCCGGGCACATGCTGGGCGCGGCCTCGATCTCGGTCGATGTCGGCCCGGAGGGGAAGACCAAGCGCATCCTGTTCTCGGGGGATCTTGGCCCGGGCGGCAGTCCGTTCCTGGACGATCCTGACGCCCCGATCGGCGTCGATCACCTCGTCATCGAGTCGACCTATGGCGACCGCGACCGCGTGGGGATCGACAGCGCCGCGCGCAAGCAGCAGCTGGCCGACGAGGTCCGCGCCGCCCATGCGGCCGGCGGGCCCCTGCTGATCCCGGCCTTCGCGGTCGAGCGCAGCCAGGAGCTGCTGATCGACCTGCTGGACCTGATGGAGCAGGGCGAGGTTCCCCGGGGCGACATCTTCCTGGACTCCCCGCTGGCCATCGAGGCCACCAAGGTCTTCCAGGAACGCGGCTGGAACCCGCGCACCCAGACCAATCCGTTCGAAGCGCTGCGGCCCTCGCAGCATCTGCGGTTCCTCGACTCGCCCGCCGAGAGCGATGGCCTGGACCGGCTGAAGGGCTGGCACGTGATCCTGGCCGCCAGCGGCATGTGCGACGCCGGGCGGGTTCGCAAACACCTGCAACGCCTGTTGTGGCGGCGCGAGGCGACGGTGCTGCTGTGCGGCTATCAGGCCACCGGCACGCTGGGCCGCCTGCTGGCCGACGGTCGCAACCGGGTGACGATCCGGGGCGACGAGATCAGCGTCCGCGCCCGCATCCGCCAGCTGGACGCCTATTCCGGTCACGCCGACGCGACGGGACTGGTGCGTTGGGCCAGGGATCGCCTGCCGATCACGGGCTCGGTCTTCCTGGCTCACGGCGAACCCGACGCGACCGAAGGCTTGCGGCGGCGTCTGGTCGAGGCGGACTTTCCGGCCGAGCGCCTGGTGATCCCGGCGCTGGATGAGAGCTTCGCGCTCGACGGCGTGGGCGCGGCGCGACCGATCGGCGACGGACCGCCGCGCCTGCCGGCCGGCGCGCCTGGCAAGCTGGACTGGCACAATCAGCGGGTGGCGTTCCAGGTGGCCCTGGGCCAGGCGCTGGCCGCCGCGCCGGACGACCGCGCGCGCGAGGCCCTGCTCAAGGCGCTCACGGCGACGCTGGAGGGCTTAGGTTAG
- the xylD gene encoding xylonate dehydratase XylD, producing the protein MSNRTPRRFRSRDWFDNPDHIDMTALYLERFMNYGITPEELRSGKPIIGIAQTGSDISPCNRIHLDLVQRVRDGIRDAGGIPMEFPVHPIFENCRRPTAALDRNLSYLGLVETLHGYPIDAVVLTTGCDKTTPAGIMAATTVNIPAIVLSGGPMLDGWHENELVGSGTVIWRSRRKLAAGEITEEEFIDRAASSAPSAGHCNTMGTASTMNAVAEALGLSLTGCAAIPAPYRERGQMAYKTGQRIVDLAYEDVKPLDILTKKAFENAIALVAAAGGSTNAQPHIVAMARHAGVEITADDWRAAYDIPLIVNMQPAGKYLGERFHRAGGAPAVLWELLQQGRLHGDVLTVTGKTMAQNLEGRETSDREVIFPYDQPLAEKAGFLVLKGNLFDFAIMKSSVIGEEFRKRYLSQPGQEGVFEARAVVFDGSDDYHKRINDPALEIDERCILVIRGAGPIGWPGSAEVVNMQPPDHLLKKGIMSLPTLGDGRQSGTADSPSILNASPESAIGGGLSWLRTGDTIRIDLNTGRCDALVDEATIAERKKEGIPAVPATMTPWQEIYRAHASQLDTGGVLEFAVKYQDLAAKLPRHNH; encoded by the coding sequence TTGTCTAACCGCACGCCCCGCCGGTTCCGGTCCCGCGATTGGTTCGATAACCCCGACCATATCGACATGACCGCGCTCTATCTGGAGCGCTTCATGAACTACGGGATCACGCCGGAGGAGCTGCGCAGCGGCAAGCCGATCATCGGCATCGCCCAGACCGGCAGCGACATCTCGCCCTGCAACCGCATCCACCTGGACCTGGTCCAGCGGGTGCGGGACGGGATCCGCGACGCCGGGGGCATCCCCATGGAGTTTCCGGTCCATCCGATCTTCGAGAACTGCCGTCGCCCGACGGCGGCGCTGGACCGGAACCTCTCGTATCTGGGTCTCGTCGAGACCCTGCACGGCTATCCGATCGACGCCGTGGTGCTGACCACCGGCTGCGACAAGACCACGCCTGCGGGCATCATGGCCGCCACCACGGTCAACATCCCGGCCATCGTCCTCTCCGGCGGTCCGATGCTGGACGGCTGGCACGAGAACGAGCTCGTGGGCTCGGGCACCGTCATCTGGCGCTCACGCCGCAAGCTGGCGGCCGGCGAGATCACCGAGGAAGAGTTCATCGACCGCGCCGCCAGCTCGGCGCCGTCGGCGGGTCACTGCAACACCATGGGCACGGCCTCGACCATGAACGCCGTCGCCGAGGCGCTGGGCCTGTCGCTGACCGGCTGCGCGGCCATCCCGGCCCCGTACCGCGAGCGCGGCCAGATGGCCTACAAGACCGGCCAGCGGATCGTCGACCTGGCCTATGAGGACGTCAAACCGCTCGACATTCTCACGAAGAAGGCCTTCGAGAACGCCATCGCCCTGGTGGCGGCGGCCGGCGGCTCGACCAACGCCCAGCCGCACATCGTGGCCATGGCCCGTCACGCCGGCGTCGAGATCACCGCCGACGACTGGCGCGCGGCCTATGACATCCCGCTGATCGTCAACATGCAGCCGGCCGGCAAGTATCTGGGCGAGCGCTTCCACCGGGCCGGCGGCGCGCCGGCGGTGCTGTGGGAGCTGTTGCAGCAGGGCCGCCTGCACGGCGACGTCCTGACCGTGACCGGCAAGACGATGGCGCAGAACCTTGAGGGTCGCGAGACCTCCGACCGCGAGGTGATCTTCCCCTACGACCAGCCGCTGGCCGAGAAGGCCGGGTTCCTGGTTTTGAAGGGCAACCTGTTCGACTTCGCGATCATGAAGTCCAGCGTGATCGGCGAGGAGTTCCGCAAGCGCTACCTGTCGCAGCCCGGCCAGGAAGGCGTCTTTGAGGCCCGCGCCGTCGTGTTCGACGGCTCGGACGACTATCACAAGCGGATCAACGATCCGGCGCTGGAGATCGACGAGCGCTGCATCCTCGTCATCCGCGGCGCGGGTCCGATCGGCTGGCCCGGCTCGGCCGAGGTGGTCAACATGCAGCCGCCGGATCACCTGCTGAAGAAGGGGATCATGAGCCTGCCCACCCTGGGCGATGGCCGTCAGTCGGGCACCGCCGACAGCCCCTCGATCCTGAACGCTTCGCCCGAAAGCGCGATCGGCGGCGGGCTGTCATGGCTGCGCACCGGCGACACCATCCGCATCGACCTCAACACCGGCCGCTGCGACGCCCTGGTGGACGAGGCGACGATCGCCGAACGCAAGAAGGAAGGCATCCCCGCCGTCCCGGCGACCATGACGCCCTGGCAGGAAATCTACCGCGCTCACGCCAGCCAGCTCGACACCGGCGGGGTGCTGGAGTTCGCGGTCAAGTACCAGGACCTGGCGGCCAAGCTGCCCCGCCACAACCACTGA
- a CDS encoding TonB-dependent receptor domain-containing protein — MRLKFALLAAAAVIVPPTLGLAQTAPAQTAPAQTAPAKPSDAPTAVEGVVIRSDSTAMRTDIDRRSYSVANDLSAKTGSISDALRNVPSVEVDVQGNVSLRGDPNVTILIDGKPSGMFNGDNRADALQQLPADQIDRVEVMTNPSAAYRPDGSGGIINLITKKTQKPGVTGTVRANVGPDGRFNGGVSATRREGKVTLSGDASYRYDRQEVTMIVDRQSLNAAGATVLDADQTAEVLNKGGALSLRTGVDYDLDKKTRLSAELRYRGMDYEGDGRETYLSRNGAGVIQQAYLRDSTGVMIRDNSAIAGDYRRQFTGAGHELTSRAEYEITRFKRGGDAFADYSAGASDFYEAFSFGSEQKRANWKLDYTKPLANQSKLKTGLDFEGADNDYNNYGARGATLRGQSIDPARTNRFAYDQDVFAAYVTYERPFGDLTVQTGLRAEQVEIRTDQITTGQKGSNDYLRLYPTLNAGYRLNDANSLSAGFSRRVARPGPQDLNPYPIYQDPYNFRAGNPDLKPQVTDSFELGWQYRKGPTTYLATAFYRDTRDGVTDVVKDLGGGVFLTTRENLAKSRNGGLEFVVVGRLTPKLTYNVSGQAFWNEIDAASLGFTGKRSDTALSGRANVNYQATPKDFFQVNAFTSGRRITPQGYREPVQMINLGYRRKVNDKLNFVVTVNDVVDSFKIAGVTNTARLRDRNETKVNVRTAFIGFSYAFGGGKPRPEQFDFSTGGPN, encoded by the coding sequence TTGCGACTGAAGTTCGCTCTCCTCGCCGCCGCTGCGGTGATCGTTCCCCCGACCCTCGGTCTGGCCCAGACGGCCCCCGCCCAGACGGCCCCCGCCCAGACCGCGCCGGCCAAGCCCTCGGATGCGCCGACCGCCGTCGAGGGCGTGGTGATCCGCAGCGACTCCACGGCCATGCGCACCGACATCGACCGCCGCAGCTACAGCGTCGCCAATGATCTGAGCGCCAAGACCGGTTCGATCAGCGACGCCCTGCGCAATGTTCCCTCGGTCGAGGTCGACGTACAGGGCAATGTCAGCCTGCGCGGCGATCCGAACGTGACCATCCTGATCGACGGCAAGCCCTCAGGCATGTTCAACGGCGACAACCGCGCCGACGCGCTGCAGCAGCTGCCGGCCGACCAGATCGACCGCGTCGAGGTGATGACCAACCCCTCGGCCGCCTATCGCCCTGACGGCTCGGGCGGCATCATCAACCTGATCACCAAGAAGACCCAGAAGCCCGGCGTGACGGGCACGGTGCGGGCCAATGTCGGCCCCGACGGTCGCTTCAACGGCGGGGTCAGCGCCACGCGCCGTGAAGGCAAGGTCACGCTCTCGGGCGACGCCAGCTATCGCTACGACCGCCAGGAAGTGACGATGATCGTGGACCGCCAGTCGCTGAACGCGGCCGGCGCGACGGTGCTGGACGCCGACCAGACCGCCGAGGTGCTGAACAAGGGCGGGGCGCTGTCGCTGCGCACCGGCGTCGACTACGACCTCGACAAGAAGACCCGCCTGTCGGCCGAGCTGCGCTATCGCGGCATGGACTATGAAGGCGACGGCCGCGAGACCTATCTGTCGCGCAACGGCGCGGGCGTCATCCAGCAGGCCTATCTGCGCGACAGCACCGGCGTCATGATCCGCGACAATTCGGCGATCGCCGGCGACTATCGCCGCCAGTTCACCGGCGCCGGCCACGAGCTGACCTCGCGCGCCGAGTACGAGATCACCCGCTTCAAGCGCGGCGGCGACGCCTTCGCCGACTACTCGGCGGGCGCCTCGGACTTCTATGAGGCCTTCAGCTTCGGCTCGGAGCAGAAGCGCGCCAACTGGAAGCTGGACTACACCAAGCCCCTGGCCAACCAGTCCAAGCTGAAGACGGGTCTGGATTTCGAGGGCGCCGACAACGACTACAACAACTACGGCGCCCGGGGCGCGACGCTGCGTGGCCAGAGTATCGACCCGGCCCGCACCAACCGCTTCGCCTATGACCAGGACGTGTTCGCGGCCTATGTCACCTATGAGCGGCCGTTCGGCGACCTGACGGTCCAGACCGGTCTGCGGGCCGAACAGGTCGAGATCCGCACCGACCAGATCACCACGGGTCAGAAGGGCTCGAACGACTATCTGCGGCTCTATCCGACGCTGAACGCCGGCTACCGCCTCAATGACGCCAACAGCCTGAGCGCGGGCTTCAGCCGCCGGGTGGCGCGCCCCGGCCCGCAGGACCTGAACCCTTATCCGATCTATCAGGACCCCTATAACTTCCGGGCCGGCAATCCGGACCTGAAGCCGCAGGTCACCGACTCGTTCGAGTTGGGCTGGCAGTACCGCAAGGGTCCGACGACCTATCTGGCCACCGCCTTCTATCGCGACACCCGCGACGGCGTGACCGACGTGGTCAAGGATCTGGGCGGCGGCGTGTTCCTGACCACCCGCGAGAACCTGGCCAAGAGCCGCAACGGCGGTCTGGAGTTCGTGGTCGTCGGCCGCCTGACGCCCAAGCTGACCTACAATGTCAGCGGCCAGGCGTTCTGGAACGAGATCGACGCGGCCAGCCTCGGCTTCACCGGCAAGCGCTCGGACACCGCCCTGTCGGGCCGGGCCAATGTGAACTATCAGGCCACCCCGAAGGACTTCTTCCAGGTCAACGCCTTCACCTCGGGCCGGCGCATCACGCCGCAGGGCTACCGCGAGCCGGTCCAGATGATCAATCTGGGCTATCGCCGCAAGGTCAACGACAAGCTCAACTTCGTCGTGACGGTCAATGACGTGGTCGACAGCTTCAAGATCGCCGGGGTGACGAACACCGCGCGCCTGCGCGACCGCAACGAGACCAAGGTCAATGTCCGCACCGCGTTCATCGGCTTCAGCTACGCCTTCGGCGGCGGCAAGCCCCGCCCCGAGCAGTTCGACTTCAGCACGGGCGGCCCGAACTAG
- a CDS encoding rhamnogalacturonan acetylesterase, protein MLKPLLIAAALLVLPLAAHAQEPIFKASKIVLVGDSTMAVNSGWGGAFCATHVTSNIACVNLGRGGRSSRTYREEGSWALALKEISTGGFEQTFVLIQLGHNDQPGRPERSTDLATEFPVNMRRFVEEARTAGAKPVLVTPLIRRQFKNGQVFDDLAPWARAIRQLAAETNTPLVDLHALSRDAVQAMGPVAALALAQAAPPPEVAAAAASGTTTGAMFYEPVLPGAAAPPRPPAAPPSPPGAMGSFKPVFDYTHLGPEGAALFSTMVAKALADVAPELRRNLLP, encoded by the coding sequence ATGCTGAAGCCCCTCCTCATCGCCGCCGCCCTCCTCGTCCTCCCCCTCGCCGCCCACGCCCAGGAACCGATCTTCAAGGCGTCGAAGATCGTGCTCGTGGGCGACTCCACCATGGCGGTGAACAGCGGCTGGGGCGGGGCGTTCTGCGCCACGCATGTGACCTCGAACATCGCCTGCGTGAACCTGGGACGCGGCGGCCGGTCCAGCCGTACCTATCGCGAGGAAGGCTCCTGGGCCCTGGCCCTGAAGGAGATCAGCACGGGCGGGTTCGAGCAGACCTTCGTGCTGATCCAGCTGGGTCACAACGACCAGCCCGGCCGCCCCGAGCGCTCGACGGACCTGGCCACCGAGTTTCCCGTCAACATGCGCCGCTTCGTCGAAGAGGCGCGCACGGCCGGCGCCAAGCCCGTGCTGGTCACGCCCCTGATCCGCCGGCAGTTCAAGAACGGCCAGGTGTTCGACGACCTCGCCCCCTGGGCGCGGGCGATCCGCCAGCTGGCCGCCGAGACCAACACCCCGCTGGTGGACCTGCATGCGCTGAGCCGCGACGCCGTCCAGGCCATGGGGCCCGTGGCCGCGCTCGCCCTGGCCCAGGCGGCGCCCCCGCCTGAGGTCGCCGCCGCGGCCGCGTCGGGAACCACCACGGGGGCGATGTTCTATGAGCCGGTCCTGCCCGGCGCCGCAGCCCCGCCCCGTCCGCCGGCCGCGCCACCCTCCCCGCCCGGCGCGATGGGCAGCTTCAAGCCGGTGTTCGACTACACTCACCTGGGCCCCGAGGGCGCGGCGCTGTTCTCGACCATGGTCGCCAAGGCGCTGGCGGACGTCGCGCCGGAGCTGCGGCGCAACCTCTTGCCCTAA
- a CDS encoding type II toxin-antitoxin system VapC family toxin — protein MKLLLDTHIALWSLTDDARLSDAARALILDPDNDIYVSAATLWEIAIKHGLNRSGPNAMPIGAADARHLFEASGYGVIPITPEQVLMVEQLPKRHADPFDRVLIAQALTDALRLVTHDAVVASYNSQVILV, from the coding sequence GTGAAGCTTCTGCTCGACACCCACATCGCGCTCTGGTCGCTGACGGACGATGCGCGTCTGTCCGACGCGGCGCGCGCACTGATCCTGGATCCCGACAACGACATCTATGTCAGCGCCGCCACCCTCTGGGAGATCGCGATCAAGCATGGCTTGAACCGCAGCGGCCCCAACGCCATGCCGATCGGCGCGGCCGATGCGCGGCATCTCTTCGAGGCTTCGGGCTATGGGGTGATCCCCATCACGCCGGAGCAGGTCCTGATGGTCGAGCAGCTTCCGAAACGGCACGCCGATCCGTTCGACCGCGTCCTGATCGCCCAAGCCCTCACGGACGCCTTGCGCCTGGTGACCCATGACGCCGTCGTGGCGTCCTACAATTCTCAGGTGATCCTAGTCTGA
- a CDS encoding family 43 glycosylhydrolase, which yields MVDIHRRGALGALLTGTGLAALPAAGQAAPAQMGLLPAKPTSGPTWTKGIEGQRKADLGDGTFLNPILTGDRPDPSILKDGDDYYMTHSSFDAYPGLLIWHSRDLVNWTPVAPTLKTNVGSIWAPELCKHKGRYYIYLPAKFPGNNTSYVIWADKIEGPWSEPIDLKLPRYIDPGHIVDEKGERWLFLSGGDRIKLAPDGLSTVGKPEHVYDPWRYPDDWEVEGFSPEGPKLMRRGEYFYMITAVGGTAGPPTGHMVIAARAKSLAGPWEDHPRNPLVRTVDNAEKWWSRGHATLVEGPTPGDWWTVYHGYENGYYTLGRQTLLAPVTWTADGWFDIGGGDLSQPIPKPKGGKPGPHGMALSDDFSTDKYGVQWNFFDPEPGEQDRIKREGGALILKGAGEAPSTGSPLIFVNGDQAYEIECEIEIEPETRAGLILFYDRQLYCGLGFDAKNFVTHQYGIERGRPANPHGAKMLMRLRNNRHIVAFHTSGDGGKTWKRFDRGMEVSGYHHNVRGGFLMLKPGIYAAGKGSARFRNFKYRALD from the coding sequence ATGGTCGATATCCATCGTCGAGGCGCTCTGGGCGCGCTGCTGACCGGTACCGGTCTGGCCGCCCTGCCCGCCGCCGGCCAGGCCGCCCCCGCCCAAATGGGCCTCCTTCCCGCCAAGCCCACCAGCGGTCCGACCTGGACCAAGGGGATCGAAGGCCAGCGCAAGGCCGACCTGGGCGACGGCACCTTCCTCAATCCGATCCTGACCGGCGACCGGCCCGACCCGTCCATCCTGAAGGACGGCGACGACTACTACATGACCCACAGCTCGTTCGACGCCTATCCGGGTCTGCTGATCTGGCACAGCCGCGACCTGGTGAACTGGACGCCGGTCGCCCCGACGCTGAAGACCAATGTCGGCTCGATCTGGGCCCCCGAGCTCTGCAAGCACAAGGGCCGCTACTACATCTACCTGCCGGCCAAGTTCCCGGGGAACAACACCAGCTACGTGATCTGGGCCGACAAGATCGAAGGGCCGTGGTCCGAGCCGATCGACCTGAAGCTGCCGCGCTATATCGATCCGGGCCACATCGTCGACGAGAAGGGCGAGCGCTGGCTGTTCCTGTCGGGCGGCGACCGCATCAAGCTGGCGCCCGACGGCCTGTCGACCGTGGGCAAGCCCGAGCATGTCTATGACCCCTGGCGCTATCCGGACGACTGGGAGGTCGAGGGCTTCTCGCCCGAGGGCCCCAAGCTGATGCGCCGGGGCGAATACTTCTACATGATCACCGCCGTCGGCGGCACGGCCGGCCCGCCGACCGGGCACATGGTCATCGCCGCCCGCGCCAAGTCTCTGGCCGGCCCGTGGGAGGACCATCCGCGCAACCCGCTGGTGCGCACCGTCGACAACGCCGAGAAGTGGTGGTCGCGCGGCCACGCCACCCTGGTCGAGGGCCCGACGCCCGGCGACTGGTGGACCGTCTATCACGGCTACGAGAACGGCTATTATACCCTGGGCCGCCAGACCCTGCTGGCCCCGGTCACCTGGACGGCCGACGGCTGGTTCGACATCGGCGGCGGCGACCTCTCCCAGCCTATTCCCAAGCCCAAGGGCGGCAAGCCCGGCCCGCACGGCATGGCGCTGTCGGACGACTTCTCCACCGACAAGTACGGCGTGCAGTGGAACTTCTTCGATCCCGAGCCCGGCGAGCAGGACCGCATCAAGCGCGAGGGCGGCGCCCTGATCCTAAAGGGCGCGGGCGAAGCCCCGTCCACGGGCTCGCCGCTGATCTTCGTCAACGGCGACCAGGCCTATGAGATCGAATGCGAGATCGAGATCGAGCCCGAGACCCGCGCGGGCCTGATCCTGTTCTACGATCGCCAGCTCTATTGCGGCCTGGGGTTCGACGCGAAGAACTTCGTCACCCACCAGTACGGCATCGAGCGCGGCCGCCCCGCCAACCCGCACGGCGCCAAGATGCTGATGCGGTTGCGCAACAACCGCCACATCGTCGCCTTCCACACCAGCGGCGACGGGGGAAAGACCTGGAAGCGCTTTGATCGCGGCATGGAAGTCAGCGGCTACCACCACAATGTGCGCGGCGGTTTCCTGATGCTGAAGCCGGGGATCTACGCCGCCGGCAAGGGCTCGGCGCGGTTCCGGAACTTCAAGTACCGGGCGCTGGACTAG